In the genome of Cryptomeria japonica chromosome 8, Sugi_1.0, whole genome shotgun sequence, one region contains:
- the LOC131069298 gene encoding uncharacterized protein LOC131069298 — MSGQGKTTLSKAFCNLSLRNFYGKVCHLEFGGGNTLQRQKLTLRYLTQFPMRHIKSLTSEDSAHYIFNTFVKGQRVLLVLDSITDRDIDEVNNYLGTDMGKNSCILLSTRRLHVLENDFKIDSKSCMHVPRLEQEEAIAILWERKPSVELGFPTESRDFALKCAKKCLFKEERGFTPFHPLALKIFGRHLFSKQSKHLSKWAAGIDGAGDGSNDVFVVVDKAFNGIEYKCRAIFMLLTRYIPPNMSTQEAFMLLALSCNVGIGHIKKAVEDLYESGFIEEIEPEIRIHDLIKEFAQMNDKNKYYKLVPGAVCTKPDVSLLHPPSPRYHVKMWKTSRDELRGMDSSRFEWRNVDDKVCHLAFCGGLARENLALGRLTQLPNLQFEWVTSEEEARYFSNTIVEGQMVLLVLDNITEASINERRYYLRVKSEKGSCIPWIARSGDKKSCHFYPGSGEEAIAISLGRMSPQEALWAAHRGFASTRAIRRFFKKERVSSNIVEDISLLLPYSPRYRVPPMQGEARMCQEVKDFFNTVHPTEKGILIAGLYGMPGQGKTTLAKALCNINLRNFDGKVCHLEFCEGKTLQRQKHFLRDLAQIPMSHLESVTNEDDAQYFFNKFVKGQKVLLVLDNITEESIDEVAYYLRAELGENSCILLSARSVDLLVKHFNIDKQSCMSVPRLEEEEAIAILLERKPPVALGFPAESRDFALKCAKKCSIKDDTGFATFHPLALKAFGRHLFRKQTKLFSNWAAEIDEFVDGAGEYCSNGVFLVLDKAFDSMEYKCRTIFMLLTGRIPPNMSSKETFTWLALSCNAGIAHIKKAVVDLCENAFIEEIEPEIRIHELLKEFGQMNNKNKHGRLDEATPREKIAISRLLPPPTQRYPVPAMEGGARMCQEVAEFFNTVHPNESGVLIAGLYGMPGQGKTTLGKTFCNLNLWNFYGKVCHLEFRGGNKLGRQKLALQYLTHCSKAQLESFTREGEARKMLYERVRGQRVLLVLDNITEESIDEVKYYLWADLGENSCVLLSGRSAGVLAKTFNIDSESRMVIPALEEEEAIAILLERTSLAGSALGPENRGFALHCANRCSFKETSCDVVGATHKFHPLALKFFGQHLFNKYGIDLSQWVAEADGLVFGSCDGLDDVFIVLDKVLDYMDPKHRTIFMLLSIYLVSIMSPLEVTEWLAITCREEIEYIEKAVEDLWQKGFLEEIEPEIHIHNLHMEFARSKARKMKRWVWCKRDLATSEAGAGLFSEDEAGFELVNLDYYEHLDLSAIGDKYVKNLWALQVVDRTKEISATLHNYEYLEISGGIENLPYVALLQVPDLKVLNLSSLNALQYLYIEIGYGGGITGLGDLTGCVSLREIYVRCRSLSEFPGINGLLYLEKASFKRCDDVMGPLNCSNCLKLRSIVIKYCSQMAHIPLIVNCSCLHKIVLKRCDAITEYSDENDSSALEILQLCISSEDASGPRHPECCDGFKNPPLWNIVISRDVPSLRRLSNLTVLKLYKCDISEPPDVTCCSMLEDVYLFQLKFLESFPSFSSLRKLKKLCLCDCQRVRAPPEIGGCQGLQVFHLLYNDNMEELPQMDACPQLEELKLSWHSEEAVDPRHEILESCKDDSHSYEDEDLYSSWNEDHESFSDEDDDLEFSPDYQKDEIFSNINHVFLPVGLKEWQWIQDKTVRVKQYSRGGKQYYSVTAPYVSDYGSRAWEQAPNGDSLEQVIIPTESAISG, encoded by the exons ATGTCAGGCCAGGGGAAAACTACCCTTTCCAAGGCTTTCTGTAATCTTAGTTTGAGGAACTTTTATGGTAAAGTATGCCATTTGGAATTCGGTGGAGGTAATACATTGCAGAGGCAAAAACTGACTCTGCGGTATCTCACTCAATTCCCTATGAGGCATATCAAATCGTTAACAAGTGAAGACAGT GCACATTATATCTTCAATACATTTGTAAAAGGCCAGAGGGTATTGTTGGTTCTGGACAGTATCACCGACCGGGACATAGACGAAGTGAACAATTACCTAGGGACAGACATGGGAAAAAACAGCTGCATCCTTTTGAGCACACGAAGGTTACATGTTCTAGAAAATGATTTCAAAATTGACTCAAAATCATGCATGCATGTACCAAGGCTTGAACAGGAAGAGGCCATAGCCATCTTGTGGGAGAGGAAGCCTTCAGTGGAGTTAGGATTCCCAACAGAGAGCAGGGATTTTGCTTTGAAGTGTGCAAAGAAATGTTTATTCAAAGAGGAAAGAGGTTTTACTCCATTTCATCCATTAGCATTGAAAATTTTTGGGCGACACTTGTTCAGTAAACAGTCTAAGCATTTGTCAAAATGGGCTGCTGGGATAGACGGAGCTGGCGATGGTTCAAATGACGTGTTTGTTGTGGTCGACAAAGCTTTCAATGGGATTGAGTACAAATGCCGTGCCATATTCATGCTTCTCACTAGATATATACCGCCCAATATGTCTACCCAAGAAGCTTTTATGTTGCTAGCATTAAGTTGCAATGTAGGAATCGGGCATATCAAGAAAGCA GTTGAGGATCTATATGAAAGCGGTTTTATTGAAGAAATTGAACCTGAAATTCGCATACACGACCTCATTAAGGAGTTCGCTCAAATGAATGATAAAAACAAGTACTACAAATTGG TGCCAGGTGCAGTATGCACGAAACCGGATGTCTCTCTCCTACATCCGCCCTCACCACGTTATCATGTCAAAATGTGGAAAACTTCACGTGATGAGCTTCGGGGCATGGATTCTTCTCGTTTTGAATGGCGGAATGTTGATGACAAAGTATGCCATCTGGCTTTTTGTGGAGGTTTGGCCAGAGAAAATCTTGCTCTGGGGCGTCTCACTCAACTCCCTAACCTGCAATTCGAATGGGTCACAAGTGAAGAAGAG GCACGCTATTTCTCCAATACAATAGTGGAGGGCCAAATGGTATTGTTGGTTCTCGACAATATCACAGAAGCTAGCATAAACGAAAGGAGATATTATCTTCGGGTAAAGTCGGAAAAAGGTAGCTGCATCCCTTGGATTGCACGAAGCGGAGATAAAAAGAGCTGCCATTTCTACCCTGGGTCAGGGGAGGAGGCCATAGCCATCTCTCTGGGAAGGATGTCTCCACAGGAAGCGCTGTGGGCAGCGCACAGAGGATTTGCTTCAACGCGTGCAATCAGACGTTTTTTCAAGAAGGAACGAG ttTCCTCAAACATTGTGGAAGACATCTCTCTCCTACTTCCATACTCACCAAGGTATCGTGTCCCTCCCATGCAAGGAGAGGCGCGCATGTGCCAG GAGGTTAAAGATTTCTTCAACACTGTTCATCCAACAGAAAAAGGAATCCTCATTGCAGGATTATATGGAATGCCGGGCCAGGGTAAAACTACACttgccaaggctttgtgtaatATTAATTTGAGGAATTTTGATGGTAAAGTATGCCATCTGGAATTTTGTGAAGGTAAGACATTGCAGAGGCAAAAACATTTCCTGCGGGATCTCGCTCAAATCCCTATGTCGCATCTCGAATCAGTTACAAATGAAGACGAT GCACagtatttcttcaataaattcgtGAAGGGCCAAAAGGTATTGTTGGTTCTCGACAATATCACTGAAGAAAGTATAGACGAAGTGGCATATTATCTTCGGGCAGAATTGGGAGAAAACAGTTGCATCCTTTTAAGCGCTCGAAGTGTTGATTTACTGGTAAAGCATTTCAATATTGATAAGCAGTCCTGCATGAGCGTCCCAAGGCTTGAAGAGGAAGAGGCCATAGCTATCTTGTTGGAAAGAAAGCCTCCCGTGGCATTAGGGTTCCCAGCAGAGAGCAGAGATTTTGCGTTGAAGTGTGCAAAGAAATGTTCAATCAAAGACGACACTGGTTTTGCAACATTTCATCCGTTAGCTTTGAAAGCTTTTGGCCGACACTTGTTTCGTAAACAGACTAAGCTTTTCTCAAATTGGGCTGCTGAGATAGATGAATTCGTAGATGGAGCTGGTGAATATTGTTCAAATGGCGTGTTTCTTGTGCTGGACAAAGCTTTCGATAGCATGGAGTACAAATGCCGCACCATATTCATGCTTCTCACTGGACGTATACCACCCAATATGTCTAGCAAAGAAACTTTTACGTGGCTAGCACTAAGTTGCAATGCAGGGATCGCGCATATTAAGAAAGCA GTTGTGGATCTTTGTGAGAACGCTTTTATTGAAGAAATTGAACCTGAAATTCGCATTCATGAGCTCTTGAAGGAGTTTGGTCAAATGAATAATAAAAACAAGCACGGCAGACTGG atgAAGCGACACCTAGAGAGAAAATTGCGATCTCTCGTTTACTTCCACCACCAACACAAAGGTACCCTGTCCCTGCCATGGAAGGAGGAGCACGCATGTGCCAG GAGGTTGCAGAATTCTTCAACACTGTTCATCCTAACGAAAGTGGAGTCCTCATTGCAGGATTATATGGAATGCCCGGCCAGGGTAAAACTACACTTGGCAAGACTTTTTGCAATCTTAATTTGTGGAATTTTTACGGAAAAGTATGCCATCTGGAATTTCGTGGAGGTAATAAATTGGGCAGGCAAAAACTTGCTCTGCAATATCTAACTCATTGCAGTAAGGCGCAACTCGAATCGTTCACAAGGGAGGGCGAG GCACGcaaaatgttgtatgaaagagtGAGAGGCCAAAGAGTATTATTGGTTCTGGACAATATCACCGAAGAGAGCATAGACGAGGTGAAATATTATCTCTGGGCAGACTTGGGAGAAAACAGCTGCGTCCTTTTGAGCGGACGAAGCGCTGGTGTTCTAGCAAAAACTTTCAATATTGATTCTGAGTCACGCATGGTCATCCCAGCCCTTGAAGAGGAGGAGGCAATAGCCATCTTGTTGGAAAGGACATCTCTAGCGGGGTCAGCGTTGGGTCCAGAGAACAGAGGTTTTGCTTTGCACTGTGCAAACAGATGTTCGTTCAAAGAGACCAGTTGTGACGTTGTTGGGGCGACTCACAAATTTCATCCGTTagccttgaaattttttggccaACATCTCTTTAATAAATACGGCATTGATTTGTCACAATGGGTTGCTGAGGCAGATGGTTTGGTATTCGGATCTTGTGATGGTTTGGATGATGTCTTCATTGTGCTGGACAAAGTTTTGGATTATATGGATCCAAAACATCGTACCATATTCATGCTTCTCAGTATATACTTGGTGTCTATTATGTCTCCCCTCGAAGTTACCGAGTGGCTTGCAATTACTTGCAGAGAAGAGATCGAGTACATAGAGAAAGCA GTTGAGGATCTATGGCAGAAAGGTTTTCTTGAGGAAATTGAACCTGAAATTCACATACACAATCTCCATATGGAGTTCGCTCGAAGCAAAGCAAGAAAGATGAAGAGATGGGTGTGGTGTAAGCGCGACTTGGCTACCTCCGAAGCTGGAGCAGGGTTATTTTCAGAAGACGAAGCTGGGTTTGAATTGGTGAATCTAGATTATTACGAGCATCTAGATCTGTCCGCAATTGGCGATAAGTACGTTAAAAATCTATGGGCTCTTCAGGTTGTAGATAGGACCAAAGAGATAAGTGCCACTTTACACAATTATGAATATCTGGAAATCAGTGGAGGCATCGAGAATTTGCCATACGTGGCGTTACTTCAGGTACCAGACTTAAAAGTCTTGAATTTAAGCAGCCTCAATGCCTTACAATATCTTTATATAGAAATTGGGTATGGCGGTGGGATCACTGGTCTTGGAGATCTTACCGGTTGTGTTTCTCTGAGAGAAATTTATGTTCGCTGTCGATCCCTCTCGGAGTTCCCAGGGATAAATGGTTTGCTATATTTGGAGAAGGCGAGCTTTAAACGGTGTGATGATGTAATGGGCCCACTCAACTGTAGTAATTGCTTAAAGCTTCGAAGTATTGTCATCAAGTATTGCTCGCAGATGGCTCACATACCGTTGATCGTTAATTGTTCCTGCCTACACAAAATTGTTCTGAAAAGGTGCGATGCAATAACAGAATATTCAGATGAAAATGATTCAAGTGCTTTAGAGATACTACAGTTATGCATTTCATCAGAAGATGCTTCGGGACCAAGGCATCCAGAGTGTTGTGATGGGTTTAAGAACCCGCCTTTGTGGAATATCGTGATATCGAGGGATGTTCCGAGTTTGAGACGTCTTTCAAATTTGACTGTGCTCAAACTATACAAGTGTGATATAAGCGAACCACCGGATGTTACATGTTGTAGCATGCTGGAAGATGTTTACCTTTTTCAATTGAAATTTTTAGAAAGCTTTCCCAGCTTCTCTTCACTGAGGAAGTTGAAGAAATTATGTTTATGTGATTGCCAGAGGGTTCGAGCTCCTCCTGAGATTGGCGGTTGCCAGGGATTACAGGTGTTTCATCTACTCTACAACGATAACATGGAAGAGCTTCCGCAGATGGATGCCTGCCCACAATTAGAGGAATTAAAACTGAGTTGGCATTCGGAGGAAGCAGTAGATCCACGGCATGAAATTCTTGAATCTTGCAAGGATGATTCCCACAGCTATGAAGATGAGGATCTCTATTCTAGTTGGAATGAAGATCATGAATCTTTCTCTGATGAAGATGACGATCTTGAATTTTCTCCGGATTACCAGAAAGACGAGATCTTCTCGAACATAAATCATGTATTTTTGCCGGTGGGATTGAAAGAGTGGCAATGGATACAGGATAAAACAGTGCGAGTGAAGCAGTATTCTCGTGGAGGGAAGCAGTACTATTCTGTCACAGCTCCTTATGTATCAGATTATGGAAGCAGAGCATGGGAGCAAGCTCCTAACGGTGACAGTCTTGAGCAAGTTATCATTCCCACAGAAAGTGCCATCTCCGGTTAA